A single window of Populus nigra chromosome 17, ddPopNigr1.1, whole genome shotgun sequence DNA harbors:
- the LOC133676826 gene encoding BAG family molecular chaperone regulator 4-like: protein MSSKNEEINHGGRQFNHKLIKINVSHGPSHLELHVPAHSTFGHVKKVIEQQTGLESEKQRILFRGNEKEDGENLQEAGVRDNSKILVLEDVVRKEMKEVEDTSTATMQENVEEVKGNDKEMSKAFRAIEETRKEIDKLAERVGALEVAVSGGTRVSEDEFGVFSELLMRQLLKLDAIEAEGEARVQRKAEVRRVQNFHEILDNLKARNPKPLGNSGNVSVTTEWETFDSGSGSSSPPSSIPSSTRITQDWERLE, encoded by the exons atgagttcaaaaaatgaagaaattaatcaCGGAGGGAGACAGTTTAAtcataaattgatcaaaatcAACGTCTCTCACGGTCCCTCCCACCTCGAACTCCATGTCCCTGCTCATTCAACTTTCG GGCATGTTAAAAAGGTAATCGAACAGCAAACCGGTTTGGAATCGGAAAAGCAGAGGATTTTGTTCAGAGGAAACGAAAAGGAGGACGGAGAGAATTTGCAGGAGGCAGGCGTGAGGGATAACTccaagattttggttttggaggACGTGGTGAGGAAGGAGATGAAGGAAGTCGAGGACACATCAACGGCGACAATGCAGGAAAATGTGGAGGAGGTGAAGGGAAACGATAAGGAGATGTCGAAGGCCTTTCGAGCTATTGAAGAAACGAGGAAGGAGATTGATAAGCTTGCGGAAAGA gTGGGTGCTTTGGAAGTGGCTGTGAGTGGCGGGACTAGGGTTTCGGAGGATGAATTTGGTGTTTTTTCGGAGTTGCTCATGAGGCAGTTGCTGAAATTGGATGCTATTGAGGCGGAAGGGGAAGCACGGGTGCAGCGAAAGGCTGAG GTTCGTCGTGTCCAGAATTTCCATGAGATATTAGACAACCTGAAGGCAAGAAATCCCAAGCCATTGGGCAATAGTGGCAATGTGTCAGTGACAACTGAGTGGGAGACCTTCGACTCTGGATCGGGAAGCTCAAGTCCCCCATCCTCAATCCCATCTTCAACAAGAATTACTCAGGATTGGGAAAGGCTTGAGTAG
- the LOC133677068 gene encoding ammonium transporter 2-like — MEASAYGQVSPAVPSWLNKGDNAWQMIASILVATQSMPGLVILYASIVKKKWAVNSAFMALYAFAAVLICWVLLCYRMAFGDELLPFWGKGAPALGQKYLIAQARIPESTHTHEDGTRETVAPLYPMATLVYFQFTFAAITLILLAGSVLGRMNIKAWMAFVPLWLIFSYTVGAFSLWGGGFLYHWGVIDYSGGYVIHLSSGIAGLTAAYWVGPRLKTDRERFPPNNVLLMLAGAGLLWMGWSGFNGGAPYAANIDASMAMLNTNVCAATSLLVWTSLDVVYFGKPSVIGAVQGMMTGLVCITPGAGLVQSWAAIVMGILSGSIPWVSMMILHKKFALLQKVDDTLGVFHTHAVAGLLGGLLTGLLAEPELCDLILQVNTRGAFYGGNGGVQFLKQMVAALFVIGWNIVSTTLILLFIRLFIPLRMPEEQLAIGDDAVHGEEAYALWGDGEKYDPSKHGRITSLFGEETTQSPYVNGARGVTINL, encoded by the exons ATGGAGGCCTCCGCATATGGACAAGTTTCACCAGCAGTTCCTTCATGGCTAAACAAAGGAGACAATGCATGGCAAATGATAGCATCAATTCTGGTTGCCACCCAGAGCATGCCAGGGCTTGTCATACTCTATGCCAGCATAGTCAAGAAGAAATGGGCTGTAAACTCTGCCTTCATGGCCCTTTACGCCTTCGCTGCTGTCCTCATTTGCTGGGTGCTTTTATGCTACCGAATGGCCTTCGGCGATGAACTCCTCCCCTTCTGGGGCAAGGGTGCTCCAGCTTTAGGCCAAAAGTATCTAATAGCCCAAGCCAGGATCCCTGAAAGCACGCATACACATGAAGATGGAACAAGGGAAACTGTTGCGCCTTTGTATCCAATGGCCACACTTGTGTACTTCCAATTTACTTTTGCTGCTATTACCCTCATTTTGCTTGCTGGTTCTGTTCTCGGCCGCATGAATATTAAAGCTTGGATGGCTTTTGTCCCTCTATGGCTCATATTCTCCTACACTGTTGGTGCTTTTAGTCTATGGGGCGGTGGATTTCTTTATCATTGGGGTGTCATTGATTACTCCGGCGGCTATGTTATTCACCTCTCCTCTGGAATTGCAGGGCTGACAGCAGCTTATTGG GTCGGACCGAGGCTAAAAACTGACAGGGAGAGATTTCCTCCTAACAATGTGTTGCTGATGCTTGCGGGTGCTGGCCTATTGTGGATGGGCTGGTCAGGATTCAATGGCGGTGCACCCTATGCAGCAAATATCGATGCTTCGATGGCGATGTTGAACACTAATGTATGTGCAGCAACAAGTCTGCTTGTATGGACATCTCTGGATGTTGTATACTTTGGGAAGCCATCGGTGATAGGAGCTGTCCAGGGCATGATGACAGGACTAGTTTGCATCACTCCAGGAGCAG GACTGGTTCAATCTTGGGCGGCTATAGTGATGGGAATACTTTCTGGTAGCATTCCGTGGGTGTCTATGATGATACTGCACAAGAAATTTGCCCTGCTTCAAAAG GTGGATGATACACTAGGTGTCTTTCACACACATGCAGTAGCTGGGCTCTTGGGTGGACTTCTAACTGGTCTTTTAGCAGAGCCAGAACTCTGTGACCTTATACTGCAAGTGAATACAAGAGGTGCATTTTATGGTGGAAATGGCGGGGTGCAATTCTTGAAGCAAATGGTTGCAGCCCTTTTTGTTATAGGTTGGAACATAGTGTCAACAACGCTAATCCTTCTGTTTATAAGGTTGTTTATACCACTGAGAATGCCGGAGGAGCAACTTGCAATCGGAGATGATGCAGTTCATGGAGAGGAAGCTTATGCTTTATGGGGTGATGGAGAAAAATATGATCCGTCTAAGCACGGTAGGATTACCTCCTTGTTTGGAGAGGAAACAACACAGTCTCCGTATGTCAATGGCGCAAGAGGTGTAACCATAAATTTGTAA
- the LOC133676823 gene encoding uncharacterized protein LOC133676823, which yields MPRRYSSSSRESSDEERDRRRLRHSKRDSKSDSHRIRGGRGDESDESLDNKRQDKRDERSRRRDRAGSDESLEKKQDKRGERSKLIDRARDEERFSRERKEVRESSEEEGELVEKNRSHEGRRENREKEKEKERVSRSSDEEDDRRKKRERRERERNDRFENGHRRREIEDSYRRRDRHERHRALDDEDDSGVRTKSEQDRNRDRRRIDRDYDDGGDRRNGRGKERNKMGKEAENLKEQEEGRSRTAEESKPMREMAAEKGNGGADASILGKTGGVYIPPFRLARMMKEVEDKSSTEYQRLTWDALRKSINGLVNKVNASNIKNIIPELFSENLIRGRGLFCRSCMKSQMASSRFTDVFAALVAVVNTKFPEVGDLLLRRIVLQLKRAFKRNDKPQLLAAVKFIAHLVNQQVAHEIIALELLAVLLENPTDDSVEVAVGFVTECGSMLQDVSPKGLDGAFERFRGILHEGEIDKRVQFLIEGLFAIRKAKFQGYPAVRPELDLVDQEDQLTHELSLSEDIVAEITLDVFKPDPNFLENEKRYEELKKSLLGEESEDEDGSDAASGDEEDNDDDDEDESEEEDEEQMRIDDQTETNLINLRRTIYLTIMSSVDFEEAGHKLLKIKLEPGQEMELCIMLLECCSQERTYLRYYGLLGQRFCMINKVHQENFEKSFVQQYSMIHRLETNKLRNVAKFFAHLLGTDALPWHVLAYIRLTEEDTTSSSRIFIKILFQELSEHLGIRTLNERLTDPTMRDSFDSIFPKDNPKNTRFAINFFTSIGLGGITENLREYLKNMPRMIMQQQEQLPESESGSDDESESSRSSDSDSGSSESESDSPSSDEDERRRKRHRSSERGERHKKRHRSSERDERHRKRRRSSERDERRRKR from the exons TCGCGATAGGGCTGGAAGTGATGAATCATTagagaaaaaacaagataagCGCGGTGAAAGGAGTAAGCTTATCGATAGGGCTAGAGATGAGGAGAGATTTAGCCGAGAGAGGAAGGAAGTTAGGGAGAGTTCTGAGGAAGAAGGAGAGTTGGTGGAGAAAAATAGAAGTCATGAGGGGCGGCGAGAGAATcgggagaaggagaaggaaaaggaaagggttAGTAGGAGTTCTGATGAAGAGGATGATAGGAGGAAGAAGAGggagaggagagaaagagagagaaatgatcGGTTTGAGAATGGGCATAGAAGGAGAGAAATTGAGGATAGTTATAGAAGGAGGGACAGGCATGAAAGGCATCGGGCTTTAGATGATGAGGATGATAGTGGGGTGAGAACAAAATCGGAGCAAGATAGGAATAGGGATAGGAGGCGTATAGATAGAGattatgatgatggtggtgatagAAGGAACGGGAGAGGTAAGGAGAGGAATAAGATGGGAAAAGAAGCAGAGAATTTGAAGGAGCAAGAGGAGGGTCGTAGCAGGACTGCTGAAGAGTCGAAACCTATGAGAGAAATGGCAGCGGAAAAAGGAAATGGGGGTGCCGATGCTTCGATTTTGGGTAAGACCGGTGGGGTTTATATTCCTCCATTTAGGTTGGCGAGGATGATGAAAGAGGTTGAAGACAAAAGTAGTACTGAGTACCAAAGGCTGACTTGGGATGCACTGCGTAAGAGTATTAATGGACTTGTGAACAAGGTTAATGCTTCTAATATAAAGAATATCATCCCAGAACTGTTTTCGGAGAATTTGATACGGGGAAGGGGACTTTTTTGCCGGTCGTGTATGAAGTCACAGATGGCATCTTCAAGATTCACTGATGTTTTTGCTGCACTGGTTGCTGTTGTCAACACCAAGTTCCCTGAGGTGGGTGATCTTCTGTTGAGAAGGATAGTTCTGCAGCTAAAGAGAGCCTTCAAACGGAATGACAAG CCTCAGTTGCTAGCTGCTGTTAAATTTATAGCACATCTTGTAAACCAGCAAGTAGCTCATGAGATTATTGCTCTAGAACTCCTAGCTGTTTTGCTGGAAAATCCCACTGACGACAGTGTTGAGGTGGCTGTGGGGTTTGTCACAGAATGTGGATCAATGCTTCAGGATGTGTCGCCAAAAGGCTTAGATG GAGCTTTTGAGCGATTTCGTGGAATTCTTCATGAAGGAGAGATAGACAAGAGGgttcaatttttaattgaaggCCTTTTTGCTATAAGAAAAGCCAAATTTCAG GGGTACCCTGCTGTTCGTCCAGAATTGGACCTTGTAGACCAGGAAGACCAGTTAACTCATGAGTTATCTCTTTCAGAGGACATAGTTGCAGAGATCACTCTTG ATGTCTTCAAACCAGATCCTAATTTCCTGGAGAATGAGAAGCGCTATGAAGAATTGAAGAAAAGCCTTCTTGGTGAGGAGTCTGAGGACGAAGATGGTTCTGATGCAGCTTCTGGTGATGAGGAGGATAACGATGACGATGACGAAGATGAATCcgaggaagaagatgaagagcAGATGCGAATAGATGATCAGACAGAAACAAACCTTATAAACCTTCGGAGAACAATCTATCTGACAATCATGTCCAGTGTAGATTTTGAGGAGGCTGGCCACAAACTACTGAAAATTAAACTAGAGCCGGGACAAGAG ATGGAGCTGTGCATTATGCTATTGGAATGCTGCAGTCAAGAGAGGACATATCTTCGTTATTACGGTCTTTTGGGGCAGCGGTTCTGTATGATCAACAAAGTGCATCAGGAAAATTTTGAGAAGTCCTTTGTTCAACAGTACTCGATGATTCATCGTCTTGAAACAAATAAGCTGCGCAATGTGGCCAAGTTTTTTGCCCATTTACTTGGCACTGATGCATTGCCTTGGCATGTTTTAGCCTACATACGATTGACTGAGGAGGATACAACTTCTTCTTCCcgtatttttatcaagattcTCTTCCAG GAATTGTCAGAGCATCTTGGTATACGAACACTGAATGAGCGCCTCACAGATCCAACCATGCGAGACtcatttgattcaatttttccAAAAGATAACCCCAAGAACACAAGGTTTGCCATCAACTTCTTCACATCAATTGGGCTTGGTGGTATAACAGAAAATTTGCGCGAGTACTTGAAGAATATGCCTAGGATGATCATGCAACAACAAGAACAATTGCCAGAATCAGAATCTGGATCAGATGACGAATCTGAAAGTTCTCGTTCATCCGATTCAGATTCCGGCAGTTCCGAATCAGAGTCAGATTCACCAAGTTCTGATGAGGATGAAAGACGTAGGAAGCGACACAGGAGCAGTGAAAGGGGTGAAAGACACAAGAAGCGACACAGGAGCAGTGAAAGGGATGAAAGACACAGGAAGCGACGCAGGAGTAGTGAAAGGGATGAAAGACGCAGGAAACGATAA